From one Bordetella genomosp. 9 genomic stretch:
- a CDS encoding bifunctional aspartate transaminase/aspartate 4-decarboxylase gives MIAQAKSVLPPARADMASTLRTTRSRQKELEQLSPFELKDFLINLARDREKTSTAIMLNAGRGNPNWIATEPREAFFLLGHFAMSEARRVFDYGIMAGLPAKPGIARRLRAFIRENRDAPGAAFLDSVLAYGKKKGFDPDAWIHELVDSVVGDNYPVPDRMLVHTEQVVHDYLMKEMCDGRPPKGKFDLFAVEGGTAAMCYIFDSLQQNGLLKQGDKVALFLPTFTPYIEISRLERFNFQIVPINASSLRADGTHDWHYPADEIAKLADPKIRMAVTVNPSNPPSVAFSPVEMRQIIGIIRKNPDLILVTDDVYGTFVPDFRSLMAEVPANTICVYSFSKNFGCTGWRLGVIAIHEDNRMDRLIANLPNRERRRLHERYGALTLEPEKLKLIDRMVADSRDVALNHTAGLSLPQQVQMALFALSHLLDRKDSYKQLTMKLVHDRRDALWRGLGLPLPPEDKQRAWYYVELDFMVWAHNTYGDEFCDYMRRNYEPVDFLFRLAEKSGVVLMDGGGFGGPPWSIRASLANLNEADYASIGQAMVEAANEYVAAWQAGEKVQSGPHGVVPQLGVGGQPAPADRKVASDQPPPEPVATRSAKKAGKKAAGKAVGKAAKGAVKKASKKAPGKAAR, from the coding sequence ATGATCGCCCAAGCGAAATCCGTCCTGCCGCCCGCCCGTGCCGACATGGCTTCGACACTCAGGACCACGCGTTCTCGCCAGAAGGAACTGGAACAGCTATCGCCCTTCGAGTTGAAGGATTTCCTGATCAACCTGGCGCGGGATCGCGAAAAGACATCCACCGCGATCATGCTGAATGCCGGTCGCGGCAATCCCAACTGGATCGCCACCGAGCCGCGCGAGGCCTTCTTCCTGCTGGGGCACTTCGCGATGTCCGAGGCGCGCCGCGTGTTCGACTACGGCATCATGGCCGGCCTGCCGGCGAAGCCGGGCATCGCGCGGCGGCTGCGCGCGTTCATCCGCGAAAACAGGGATGCGCCGGGCGCGGCCTTCCTGGACAGCGTGCTCGCTTATGGGAAGAAGAAAGGCTTCGACCCCGATGCGTGGATACACGAACTGGTCGACTCCGTCGTCGGCGACAACTATCCCGTGCCCGACCGCATGCTGGTCCATACCGAACAGGTGGTGCACGACTATCTGATGAAGGAGATGTGCGACGGCCGGCCGCCCAAGGGCAAGTTCGACCTGTTCGCCGTCGAAGGTGGCACCGCCGCCATGTGCTACATCTTCGACAGCCTGCAGCAGAACGGCCTGTTGAAGCAGGGCGACAAGGTCGCGCTTTTCCTGCCGACGTTCACGCCCTACATCGAGATCTCGCGTCTGGAGAGGTTCAACTTCCAGATCGTGCCGATCAATGCCAGCAGCCTGCGCGCGGATGGCACGCACGACTGGCATTACCCCGCCGACGAAATCGCCAAGCTGGCGGATCCCAAGATCAGGATGGCGGTGACGGTCAATCCCAGCAACCCGCCTTCGGTGGCGTTCAGCCCGGTGGAAATGCGGCAGATCATTGGCATCATCAGGAAGAATCCCGACCTGATCCTGGTGACCGACGATGTCTACGGCACCTTCGTGCCCGACTTCCGCTCCCTGATGGCCGAGGTGCCGGCCAACACGATATGCGTGTATTCGTTCTCGAAGAATTTCGGGTGCACGGGGTGGCGGCTGGGCGTCATCGCGATCCACGAAGACAACCGCATGGACCGGCTCATCGCCAATCTGCCGAATCGGGAACGCCGGCGCCTGCATGAACGCTACGGCGCGCTGACGCTGGAACCCGAAAAGCTCAAGCTGATCGACCGGATGGTGGCCGACAGCCGCGACGTCGCCTTGAACCACACCGCGGGACTGTCGCTGCCGCAGCAGGTGCAGATGGCGCTGTTCGCCTTGTCGCACCTGCTGGATCGCAAGGACAGCTACAAGCAGCTGACCATGAAGCTCGTCCACGACCGCCGCGACGCATTGTGGCGCGGCCTGGGCCTTCCGCTGCCGCCCGAAGACAAGCAGCGCGCGTGGTACTACGTGGAGCTGGACTTCATGGTGTGGGCCCACAACACCTATGGCGACGAGTTCTGCGACTACATGCGCAGGAACTACGAGCCGGTCGATTTCCTGTTCCGGCTGGCGGAGAAATCCGGTGTGGTCCTGATGGATGGCGGCGGCTTCGGCGGCCCGCCGTGGTCGATACGCGCGTCGCTGGCGAACCTGAACGAAGCCGACTACGCGAGCATCGGCCAAGCCATGGTCGAAGCCGCGAACGAATACGTCGCGGCCTGGCAGGCCGGCGAAAAGGTCCAGTCCGGGCCTCACGGCGTGGTTCCGCAACTGGGCGTCGGCGGCCAACCCGCCCCCGCCGACCGCAAGGTCGCCTCCGACCAACCGCCACCCGAGCCCGTCGCAACCCGGTCGGCGAAGAAAGCGGGGAAGAAGGCCGCAGGGAAAGCGGTTGGGAAAGCGGCGAAGGGAGCCGTGAAGAAAGCGTCGAAAAAAGCGCCAGGGAAGGCCGCGCGCTGA
- the aspT gene encoding aspartate-alanine antiporter, which translates to MQWLFETLRKYPELAIFLTLGVGYWIGAKKVKGFSLGAVTGTLLVGVLVGQLGIQIAPIVKQVFFLLFLFGLGYGVGPQFFRGMRSDGLPQVLFAVVLCVLCLLATWGTAVAFGFDAGTGAGLLAGAQTISAVMGVATDTINGLSSVDSATRTRWINSIPVAYAVCYIFGTIGSAWLLASIGPKLMRVDLAQVCKEYEAQMAGGQDTLELSGYRRFIARVYRLDQADLIGKSVADLEARFGDDRVFVERIRRGGTIIDADPATPLQAGDILGLTGRHDVLVLRGAANVGQEVEDPELINLPVELIEVVLTNKNVAGKTLREIAKSPQSSFGRGVFLRKVVRGGHEMPVNWGLKLDRGDHLFIVGAKRDVERMVDKLGYADRQTEQTDMVFVGFGIVIGGLLGSLVLTVSGIPITLSTSGGALIAGLVFGYLRSVHPTFGRVPAAVHWFLTSVGLTTFVAVVGISSGPGFVEGFRQLGLKLFLAGVVATSVPMLLGVPLARYVFKFHPAIALGVCAGARTTTAAIGQITENAKSQVPALGYTIPYAIGNTLLIIWGIVIVMLMA; encoded by the coding sequence ATGCAATGGCTGTTCGAAACGCTGCGCAAGTATCCCGAGCTCGCGATTTTCCTCACGCTGGGCGTGGGTTATTGGATAGGCGCCAAGAAGGTAAAGGGATTCAGCCTGGGCGCGGTGACGGGCACCCTGCTGGTCGGGGTGCTGGTCGGCCAGCTCGGTATCCAGATCGCGCCCATCGTCAAACAGGTCTTTTTCCTGCTGTTCCTGTTCGGACTCGGCTACGGAGTGGGACCGCAATTCTTCCGCGGCATGAGAAGCGACGGCCTGCCTCAGGTCCTGTTCGCGGTGGTGCTGTGCGTGCTGTGCCTGCTCGCCACCTGGGGCACCGCGGTGGCCTTCGGTTTCGATGCCGGCACCGGCGCGGGCCTGCTGGCGGGCGCGCAGACCATTTCCGCAGTGATGGGCGTGGCCACGGATACGATCAACGGCCTGAGCAGCGTCGACAGTGCGACGCGCACACGCTGGATCAACAGCATCCCGGTGGCCTACGCGGTCTGCTATATCTTCGGCACGATAGGCAGCGCGTGGCTGCTGGCCAGCATCGGACCCAAGCTCATGCGTGTGGATCTGGCGCAGGTGTGCAAGGAGTACGAGGCGCAGATGGCCGGCGGACAGGACACCCTCGAGCTGTCCGGCTACCGCAGGTTCATCGCCCGCGTGTATCGATTGGACCAGGCCGACCTGATAGGCAAGAGCGTGGCCGATCTGGAGGCGCGCTTCGGTGATGACCGCGTGTTCGTCGAGCGTATCCGCCGTGGCGGCACCATCATCGATGCCGATCCGGCCACCCCGTTGCAGGCCGGAGACATCCTGGGCCTGACAGGGCGCCATGACGTACTGGTCCTGCGCGGCGCCGCCAACGTCGGGCAGGAGGTCGAGGATCCCGAGCTCATCAACCTGCCCGTCGAGTTGATCGAGGTCGTGCTGACGAACAAGAACGTCGCCGGCAAGACGCTGCGAGAGATCGCCAAATCCCCGCAGTCGTCGTTCGGTCGTGGCGTATTCCTGCGCAAGGTCGTGCGCGGCGGGCATGAGATGCCGGTCAACTGGGGCCTGAAGCTGGATCGCGGCGACCATCTTTTCATCGTCGGCGCCAAGCGGGACGTGGAGCGGATGGTCGACAAGCTGGGCTACGCGGATCGCCAGACCGAGCAGACGGATATGGTCTTCGTCGGCTTCGGCATCGTCATCGGCGGCCTGTTGGGCTCGCTCGTGCTGACGGTGTCGGGCATCCCCATCACCTTGTCGACGTCCGGCGGCGCCTTGATCGCCGGCCTGGTCTTCGGCTATCTGCGTTCCGTCCATCCCACCTTCGGCAGGGTGCCGGCGGCGGTGCACTGGTTCCTGACATCGGTAGGCCTGACGACCTTCGTTGCCGTGGTGGGCATTTCGTCCGGCCCGGGCTTCGTCGAAGGCTTCCGGCAACTGGGGCTCAAGCTGTTCCTGGCCGGCGTGGTGGCCACGTCCGTGCCGATGCTGCTGGGCGTTCCTCTCGCGCGCTACGTGTTCAAGTTCCATCCGGCGATCGCGCTGGGCGTATGCGCCGGCGCCCGCACGACCACGGCGGCGATCGGCCAGATCACGGAAAACGCCAAGAGCCAGGTGCCGGCGCTCGGGTACACCATCCCCTACGCCATAGGCAATACGCTGTTGATCATCTGGGGAATCGTCATCGTCATGCTGATGGCTTGA